GCTTAGAGTAGTAAGCGTCCACCTCCCAGAGGCCTACATAGATGGGCTCAATAAGCTCATCGACCTTAAGCTCTACCCTAACCGAAGCGAGGCCATAAGGGCTGCCATAAGGGACTTGCTTAGAAAGGAGCTGTGGGAGAGGCCCCCTAGGCGCACGCTAGCCAAGGAGGCTGGCGTAGACCTTGGACAGCGGGGCCGCAAGGTTTATGCTAAGCCAAGCCATCCCCCCAGCCGACAATGAGGGTTCTCTACTGGGCTGGCTGTACGTTTAGGCGTAGGCTCCCTAGCGTAGCGGAGGACCAGGTTAAGCTTCTCTCCGAGCTAGGGGCCGAGGTCCTAAGGCTAAGTAGCGAAGGGTGCTGTGGCGACATACTCTACCTAGCTGGCCTAGGAGAGGAGTTTAGGGGCAATGCCCTTAGGGTAGC
This genomic window from Candidatus Nezhaarchaeota archaeon contains:
- a CDS encoding ribbon-helix-helix domain-containing protein encodes the protein MPSKSELRVVSVHLPEAYIDGLNKLIDLKLYPNRSEAIRAAIRDLLRKELWERPPRRTLAKEAGVDLGQRGRKVYAKPSHPPSRQ